The following proteins are co-located in the Alistipes sp. ZOR0009 genome:
- a CDS encoding peptidylprolyl isomerase: protein MKLKKLAFLCTIMVGVGINAIAQKEPIVTIKTSEGTIKLKLYNDTPLHRDNFIKLAKDNFYSGIIFHRVIKNFMIQGGDPDSRNPKADSTYGEGGPGYDIPAEIVKTHFHKKGVLAAAREGDKENPERKSSGSQFYIVQGKKFTDDELDKIEKRVNERLKASLSQKIFTEEIPKTENKDLSPEELKNNINIKVEALLNATAPFKISEERREVYKKVGGSPHLDESYTIFGEVIEGLDVVDKIAATPTNKKDRPLKDIFIESIKVKR, encoded by the coding sequence ATGAAACTAAAAAAATTAGCTTTTTTATGTACAATAATGGTAGGAGTAGGTATAAATGCTATCGCTCAAAAAGAACCCATTGTAACCATAAAAACGTCGGAAGGCACCATTAAGCTGAAGTTGTACAATGATACCCCACTTCATCGGGACAACTTTATTAAGCTAGCAAAAGATAATTTTTATAGTGGAATTATATTCCATAGGGTTATCAAAAATTTTATGATACAAGGCGGTGATCCTGATTCAAGAAATCCGAAAGCCGATTCTACTTACGGAGAAGGTGGCCCAGGCTACGACATACCTGCTGAAATAGTGAAGACCCACTTTCACAAAAAAGGCGTACTAGCCGCTGCTCGTGAGGGTGATAAGGAAAATCCAGAACGTAAATCATCAGGTTCACAGTTCTATATAGTTCAAGGCAAAAAATTTACAGATGACGAGCTCGATAAAATTGAAAAACGGGTAAACGAAAGGCTGAAAGCATCCTTATCCCAAAAGATTTTTACTGAGGAGATACCCAAAACCGAAAATAAAGATCTTTCGCCTGAAGAACTTAAAAATAACATCAACATTAAAGTTGAAGCACTACTGAACGCAACTGCACCCTTTAAAATTTCTGAAGAAAGACGAGAAGTTTACAAAAAAGTAGGTGGCTCGCCTCATTTAGACGAATCATACACTATCTTTGGCGAAGTTATTGAGGGATTGGATGTAGTTGACAAAATAGCGGCAACGCCAACCAACAAAAAAGATCGTCCATTAAAGGATATCTTCATCGAAAGTATCAAAGTAAAAAGATAA
- the pheS gene encoding phenylalanine--tRNA ligase subunit alpha gives MLEQIQQLLAEVEAFKAENLQQVEEFRIKMLGKKGSITLLFAEFKNVPVEQKKEIGQKINVLKDAVQDKINELKEILENKEDDGEKVDLSRPGSQDEIGSRHPISLVKNEMIGIFKKLGFSVAEGPEIEDDWHVFGALNFPPEHPARDMQDTFFIEKDPDILLRTHTSSIQVRTMQTQKPPIRVVCPGRVFRNEAISARAHCIFHQIEGLYIDENVSFADLKQTLLYFAKELFGENVKIRLRPSYFPFTEPSAEMDVSCTICGGKGCNVCKHTGWLEIMGCGMVDPNVLEACGIDSKKYSGYAFGMGLERIAMLKYEIRDLRLYFENDVRFLKQFKSSL, from the coding sequence ATGCTCGAGCAAATACAGCAGCTTTTAGCAGAGGTTGAAGCATTCAAAGCAGAAAATCTTCAACAGGTAGAAGAATTTAGAATCAAGATGTTAGGCAAAAAAGGCTCCATCACCCTCCTATTTGCCGAGTTTAAAAATGTACCTGTTGAGCAAAAAAAGGAAATAGGTCAAAAAATCAACGTGCTCAAGGATGCTGTTCAAGATAAAATTAACGAGCTAAAGGAAATTCTAGAAAATAAGGAAGACGATGGCGAAAAAGTTGATCTTTCGCGTCCTGGCTCTCAAGATGAAATTGGCTCAAGACACCCCATTTCGTTGGTTAAAAACGAAATGATTGGAATCTTCAAAAAGTTAGGCTTTTCAGTTGCTGAAGGTCCTGAAATAGAAGATGACTGGCACGTATTTGGTGCGCTAAATTTTCCACCAGAACATCCTGCCAGAGACATGCAGGATACCTTCTTCATTGAAAAAGATCCCGATATTTTGCTTCGTACTCATACAAGTTCCATACAGGTACGCACTATGCAAACGCAAAAACCACCTATCCGAGTTGTTTGCCCAGGTAGAGTTTTTCGTAACGAAGCAATTTCTGCACGTGCACACTGCATTTTCCACCAAATAGAAGGACTTTACATAGACGAAAATGTTTCGTTTGCAGATCTTAAACAAACACTGCTCTACTTTGCTAAAGAGCTATTCGGAGAAAACGTAAAAATACGCCTTCGCCCATCCTACTTCCCATTTACAGAACCTTCTGCAGAAATGGACGTATCGTGCACAATTTGCGGTGGTAAAGGTTGTAACGTTTGCAAGCATACCGGATGGCTAGAAATTATGGGCTGCGGGATGGTAGATCCAAACGTGCTCGAAGCTTGTGGCATTGATAGCAAAAAATACAGCGGATATGCGTTTGGAATGGGACTAGAACGTATAGCAATGCTCAAATACGAAATTAGAGATCTTCGTCTTTACTTCGAAAACGATGTTAGATTCTTAAAACAATTCAAATCATCATTATAA
- a CDS encoding OsmC family protein codes for MADKISLKWIEGMAFDGEVNGHTLRIDANESVGGKDTGPRPKALMLIALAGCTAMDVVSILNKMRMPYDDFNVNVEANKTEEHPVVYTDFKIVYRFRGSALDREKIEKAVSLSQDRYCGVSAMYKSIGTVSYEIVLED; via the coding sequence ATGGCGGATAAAATTTCGTTGAAATGGATCGAAGGTATGGCTTTTGATGGAGAGGTGAATGGCCATACTTTGCGCATAGATGCAAATGAATCGGTAGGAGGTAAAGATACAGGTCCTCGTCCTAAAGCTTTAATGCTAATTGCACTAGCAGGGTGTACTGCTATGGATGTTGTTTCGATACTTAATAAAATGAGAATGCCCTACGATGATTTTAATGTTAATGTGGAGGCTAATAAGACAGAAGAGCATCCTGTTGTTTACACTGACTTTAAAATAGTCTATAGGTTTAGAGGTAGTGCGTTAGACAGAGAAAAAATAGAAAAGGCAGTTAGTCTTTCTCAGGATAGGTATTGCGGTGTTTCTGCTATGTATAAAAGTATTGGTACTGTTTCGTATGAGATTGTTCTTGAAGATTAG
- the ruvB gene encoding Holliday junction branch migration DNA helicase RuvB has protein sequence MTDNFDPREGSKSEFDKDVETEIRPREFEDFSGQEKVVENLKIFVQAASMRGEALDHVLLHGPPGLGKTTLAHIISRELNVNLKITSGPVLDKPGDLAGLLTNLETGDVLFIDEIHRLSPVVEEYLYSAMEDYTIDIMLDKGPSARSIQISLNPFTLIGATTRSGLLTSPLRARFGIQAHLEFYDSSVLQRIVKRASAILSIGISDDAAYEIAFRSRGTPRIANALLRRVRDFAQVKGSGFIDVEIARICLEALNIDKYGLDHMDNKILTTIIHKFKGGPVGLNTIATAVGEDPGTVEEVYEPFLIKEGFIKRTPRGREVTDLAYKHLGVSRIDENLKLF, from the coding sequence ATGACAGATAATTTTGATCCTAGAGAGGGGAGTAAGTCTGAATTTGATAAGGACGTAGAAACTGAAATTCGTCCGCGGGAGTTTGAAGACTTTAGCGGGCAGGAGAAGGTTGTCGAAAATCTTAAAATATTTGTTCAGGCGGCTTCTATGCGTGGAGAGGCACTAGATCATGTGCTTCTGCATGGTCCTCCTGGCTTGGGTAAAACAACTTTAGCGCATATTATAAGCCGAGAACTAAATGTAAATCTGAAGATTACATCTGGTCCTGTATTGGATAAGCCTGGCGATTTGGCCGGATTGCTTACCAATTTGGAAACAGGAGATGTCCTTTTTATTGATGAAATTCATCGTCTTTCTCCGGTAGTAGAAGAATACTTGTATTCTGCTATGGAGGATTATACGATTGATATAATGCTAGATAAGGGACCTAGTGCTCGCTCTATTCAAATTTCATTGAATCCGTTTACTTTAATTGGTGCTACCACTCGTAGTGGGTTACTAACTAGTCCTTTGCGAGCAAGATTTGGTATTCAGGCTCATTTGGAATTTTACGATTCATCTGTATTACAGCGAATTGTAAAACGAGCTTCTGCAATTTTGAGTATAGGGATTTCTGATGATGCCGCTTACGAGATTGCTTTTCGGAGCAGGGGGACTCCGCGTATCGCCAATGCGCTACTTAGACGTGTTAGGGACTTTGCTCAGGTAAAAGGTAGTGGCTTTATTGACGTAGAAATAGCCCGAATTTGCCTCGAAGCTCTCAATATTGATAAGTATGGCCTCGATCATATGGATAATAAAATTTTGACTACTATAATCCATAAATTTAAGGGTGGTCCAGTTGGGTTGAATACTATTGCCACTGCAGTAGGTGAAGATCCTGGTACGGTGGAGGAGGTTTACGAGCCGTTTTTGATAAAAGAAGGGTTTATAAAAAGAACTCCAAGAGGAAGGGAGGTAACCGACTTGGCTTACAAACATTTGGGTGTAAGTAGAATAGATGAAAATCTAAAGTTATTTTAA
- the nadA gene encoding quinolinate synthase NadA, producing the protein MLKDGYVNAPVGSDVDLVAEIDRLKKEKNAVILAHYYQTGDIQDIADFVGDSLALSQQAAKTEADIIVFAGVHFMAETAKILSPSKKVLIPDLKAGCSLADSCKAEDFAEFLKLYPDHTVISYVNTTADVKALTDIVCTSSNAVQIVESLPADAKIVFGPDRNLGNYIKNTTGREMVIWDGACHVHEEFSLERILELKKEHPNSKILAHPECKKPILLVADHIGSTADLLKYSTKDQASEYIVATETGIIHQMRKASPNKTFIPAPPLDSTCGCNDCSYMKLITLKKLYNTLLYEQPEVFVDEQVSIKAERSIRAMLDISAKLGL; encoded by the coding sequence ATGTTGAAGGATGGGTACGTAAATGCACCCGTTGGTAGCGATGTCGATTTGGTTGCCGAGATAGATAGGCTAAAAAAGGAAAAGAATGCCGTTATCTTGGCTCACTACTACCAAACAGGCGATATACAGGATATAGCCGATTTTGTAGGTGATAGCCTAGCGCTTTCGCAGCAAGCCGCCAAAACGGAGGCTGACATCATTGTATTTGCAGGGGTACATTTTATGGCAGAGACGGCCAAAATATTGTCTCCTTCTAAGAAGGTGCTAATTCCTGACTTAAAAGCGGGTTGCTCTTTAGCCGATTCGTGCAAAGCCGAAGATTTTGCTGAATTTTTAAAGCTGTATCCCGACCATACCGTTATTTCGTATGTTAATACAACTGCGGACGTTAAGGCTTTAACAGATATCGTTTGTACCTCAAGCAATGCTGTACAAATAGTTGAAAGCCTTCCTGCCGATGCTAAAATAGTGTTTGGACCCGATAGAAACTTAGGTAACTATATCAAGAATACGACTGGAAGAGAGATGGTTATATGGGATGGTGCTTGCCATGTTCACGAGGAGTTTAGCCTAGAGCGTATACTTGAATTGAAGAAGGAGCATCCTAATTCGAAGATACTAGCGCATCCTGAATGTAAAAAGCCCATACTGCTGGTTGCTGATCATATTGGTTCTACTGCCGACTTGCTCAAATATTCGACAAAGGATCAAGCAAGCGAGTATATAGTTGCCACCGAGACTGGTATTATTCATCAGATGAGAAAAGCTAGTCCTAACAAAACGTTCATACCTGCACCTCCTTTAGATTCTACCTGTGGTTGCAATGATTGTAGCTACATGAAGCTCATTACTTTAAAAAAGTTGTATAATACGCTTTTATATGAGCAACCTGAAGTTTTTGTTGATGAACAGGTTAGCATAAAGGCAGAACGTTCAATCCGGGCTATGTTAGATATTTCTGCCAAGTTAGGTTTGTAG
- the rpiB gene encoding ribose 5-phosphate isomerase B has protein sequence MKSRKLGMACDHAGFQMKELVKVYLQSIGYEVVDFGTHSEASVDYADFAHPLASAVENGELDFGVAMCGSGNGINMTLNHHKGIRSALCWNAEIAALAKQHNNANICTLPARFVTFEEAKAIVDAYLNAEFEGGRHEGRINKIPC, from the coding sequence ATGAAAAGCCGTAAGTTGGGAATGGCATGCGATCATGCTGGTTTTCAGATGAAAGAATTGGTAAAGGTATACCTCCAGTCCATAGGTTATGAAGTTGTTGATTTTGGAACACACTCTGAAGCAAGCGTAGATTATGCTGATTTTGCTCATCCGCTAGCTTCGGCTGTTGAAAATGGAGAATTGGATTTTGGTGTGGCCATGTGCGGAAGTGGTAATGGAATTAATATGACTTTAAACCATCACAAGGGCATACGCTCGGCACTTTGTTGGAATGCGGAGATAGCAGCCCTTGCTAAGCAGCACAATAATGCCAATATATGTACGCTGCCTGCACGCTTTGTAACCTTTGAGGAGGCTAAAGCAATTGTTGATGCCTACTTGAATGCCGAATTTGAGGGAGGAAGGCACGAAGGCAGAATAAATAAAATACCTTGCTAG
- a CDS encoding type II toxin-antitoxin system RelE/ParE family toxin, protein MIVSFKNRSTEMIWMGVWKDFLPEDIQIKSRENMDKLDKISSIEDLQDDKVKIMEDESGYYSLDVNDRWRIIFLWDGRNAQRVQLIWHK, encoded by the coding sequence ATGATAGTGTCTTTTAAAAACCGGAGTACTGAGATGATTTGGATGGGGGTTTGGAAAGATTTTTTACCCGAGGATATTCAAATAAAAAGCAGAGAAAATATGGACAAACTTGATAAAATAAGTAGTATAGAAGATTTACAAGATGATAAAGTAAAAATTATGGAGGATGAATCTGGTTACTATAGCCTAGATGTTAATGATAGGTGGAGAATTATATTTCTTTGGGATGGAAGAAACGCTCAAAGAGTTCAGCTTATATGGCATAAGTAG
- a CDS encoding ATP-binding protein has product MFKSLRPLLSFDLITVQPEVEITLANDDQPKESLDEIFEYLKKHDDQFIVAIDEFQQILVYPEQNVEALFRSYSQQLSNVHFIFSGSQRHVMEGMFRSPARPFYRSTELMFLDKIPVEEYVKFAIEKFTLAEKKISEELIVQLYKKVLVHTWYVLYMLNRLYSLPVSYYSTKELDEVVKQVLMENEPFYKGYTKLVTSRQ; this is encoded by the coding sequence ATGTTTAAAAGCTTAAGGCCACTCCTTTCTTTCGATCTAATAACAGTACAACCCGAGGTAGAGATAACTCTAGCCAATGACGATCAACCAAAGGAGTCGTTAGATGAAATTTTCGAATATTTGAAAAAACATGATGACCAATTTATTGTAGCCATTGATGAGTTTCAACAAATTCTTGTCTATCCCGAGCAAAACGTAGAAGCCCTCTTTAGAAGCTACAGCCAGCAGCTATCCAACGTACATTTTATATTTTCTGGAAGTCAACGGCACGTAATGGAAGGGATGTTTAGAAGCCCTGCACGGCCATTTTATCGGAGCACCGAGCTGATGTTTTTAGATAAAATCCCCGTAGAGGAATATGTAAAGTTTGCCATAGAAAAGTTTACTCTAGCCGAAAAGAAGATATCAGAAGAACTTATAGTGCAGCTATACAAAAAGGTATTAGTCCATACCTGGTATGTACTGTATATGCTGAATCGTCTATACTCGCTACCGGTAAGTTACTACTCAACAAAGGAGCTGGATGAGGTAGTAAAACAAGTACTGATGGAAAATGAACCTTTTTATAAGGGATATACTAAGCTAGTAACCTCTCGACAGTAG
- a CDS encoding DNA-binding domain-containing protein yields MQKYNSTATIADIKAVMEILFFVVFDKVANGCNVRLPIVNIRPSITGRFTSPVDSFDSNRHAINVKVTAGEMLNSSITNLQVSRYDSVERAPILKQFINCFTDSSAGYNAGFIGKVMGSELKFDTTNSDEGLFFVNIESGAEVKVQHFGKITNAELMFTLPVLTQGEFVMEVRKAYCSDKEIRKGALKKTITIE; encoded by the coding sequence ATGCAGAAATACAATAGCACGGCTACCATTGCCGATATTAAAGCGGTAATGGAAATTCTCTTCTTTGTGGTGTTCGATAAGGTGGCCAACGGATGTAATGTACGTTTGCCTATTGTTAACATTCGGCCTTCTATTACTGGACGTTTCACTAGTCCTGTCGACTCGTTTGATTCTAACCGTCATGCTATTAACGTAAAAGTTACTGCAGGCGAGATGCTCAACAGCAGCATCACCAATCTTCAAGTTTCCAGGTACGATTCGGTAGAAAGAGCACCTATTCTTAAGCAATTTATTAACTGTTTTACCGACAGTTCGGCTGGGTACAATGCCGGATTTATCGGTAAGGTGATGGGGAGTGAGCTTAAGTTTGATACAACCAATTCCGACGAAGGACTTTTCTTTGTAAACATTGAGAGTGGAGCAGAGGTGAAGGTTCAGCATTTTGGTAAAATAACCAACGCTGAACTTATGTTTACCCTTCCTGTTTTAACTCAGGGCGAATTCGTTATGGAGGTACGTAAAGCTTACTGTTCCGATAAGGAGATCCGAAAGGGTGCCCTAAAAAAGACAATCACCATTGAGTAA